The Tardiphaga alba genome includes a window with the following:
- a CDS encoding ABC transporter substrate-binding protein — MIRRLLAAAAVSLLGITSAFAQDKPSELRIGITTYNSGAASVFGVPARDAAELLAEDINKRGGIQGVPVKLYFIDEGAGIETLMTEYRRLAQDTKVDVMFASISSGVCNKVAPLAEDLKMLNFMWDCGTQRILEDDKYQYVFRTQANATPEVMAPLLYLLKAKPDFKTVAVVNQDYAWGRDSWEIFSAALKVLKPDVKVVAEFFPKFGAPDFSTEVSRLLALRPDVVLSTSWGGDLDTFVRQANQRGLFKNSQFVLPLAESSLERLGADLPEGVIVGGRGDHYFLHPEMKNDPKFKAFVDAFKAKTGRYPIYSVFHMAQAFAALEAVYAKAVPANGGKWPTKEQVAKAMPGLKFQAFGRPVEIRADGQGIEDQLIGTTRRVPAYPFAVLDKMTIFPASQMMPPVGQKSDAWIKTLTPAIMNIKVDNFSFDK, encoded by the coding sequence ATGATACGTCGCTTATTGGCGGCCGCAGCCGTATCGCTGCTTGGCATCACGTCAGCATTTGCGCAGGACAAGCCGTCCGAATTGCGCATCGGCATCACCACTTACAATTCGGGCGCAGCCTCTGTGTTCGGCGTTCCTGCGCGCGATGCGGCGGAACTGCTGGCCGAAGATATCAACAAGCGCGGCGGCATTCAGGGCGTGCCGGTGAAGCTCTACTTCATCGACGAAGGCGCCGGCATCGAGACATTGATGACGGAATATCGCCGTCTGGCGCAGGACACCAAGGTGGACGTGATGTTCGCCTCGATCTCGTCCGGCGTCTGCAACAAGGTCGCGCCGCTGGCCGAAGACCTCAAGATGCTGAATTTCATGTGGGACTGCGGCACCCAGCGCATCCTTGAAGACGACAAATATCAGTACGTCTTCCGCACCCAGGCCAATGCGACACCGGAAGTCATGGCGCCGCTGCTGTATCTCCTGAAGGCGAAGCCGGATTTCAAGACCGTCGCGGTGGTCAATCAGGACTACGCCTGGGGCCGCGACAGCTGGGAGATTTTTTCGGCCGCGCTGAAGGTCCTGAAGCCGGACGTTAAGGTGGTCGCTGAGTTTTTCCCGAAGTTTGGCGCGCCCGACTTCTCGACGGAAGTCTCGCGTCTACTGGCGCTGCGCCCGGATGTCGTGCTGTCCACTTCGTGGGGCGGCGATCTCGACACGTTCGTGCGCCAGGCCAACCAGCGCGGCCTGTTCAAGAACTCGCAATTCGTGTTGCCGTTGGCGGAATCTTCGCTGGAGCGTCTCGGTGCCGACCTGCCGGAAGGCGTCATCGTCGGCGGCCGCGGGGATCACTACTTCCTGCATCCGGAGATGAAGAACGATCCGAAGTTCAAGGCTTTCGTTGACGCCTTCAAGGCCAAGACGGGTCGCTATCCGATCTACTCCGTGTTCCACATGGCGCAGGCCTTTGCGGCGCTCGAAGCTGTGTATGCCAAGGCAGTGCCGGCCAATGGCGGCAAGTGGCCGACCAAGGAGCAGGTCGCCAAGGCGATGCCAGGTCTCAAGTTCCAGGCCTTCGGCCGCCCGGTGGAGATCCGCGCGGACGGGCAGGGCATCGAGGATCAGTTGATCGGCACCACGCGCCGAGTCCCGGCCTATCCGTTCGCTGTGCTCGACAAGATGACCATTTTCCCGGCTTCGCAGATGATGCCGCCGGTCGGTCAGAAGTCGGACGCATGGATCAAGACGCTGACGCCGGCGATCATGAACATCAAGGTCGACAACTTCTCGTTCGACAAGTGA
- a CDS encoding branched-chain amino acid ABC transporter permease: MSFDTLMLAICDGVAYASLVFLVAVGLTFVFGVLGVLNIAHGSFYAFGAYLAVTGGVALTKAGYSPWLTFPMLFVAAVAVGAILGGAMEKFLLQRIYAKEQVLQILVTFAVFMILENVQRLIWGVQPYFMSEPLQLLGNVSVFGITYTAYQTIFLPVLAVVVLVCLRYFLRYTAVGAQILAVTEDREAACAIGINAQKIYFVTFIVGATLAALGGALAAPTTSLIPGMGAEMIVLSFAVAATAGLGQIEGAAVAALMIGLGRSLAVYTAPEFEVLVPYILMVIVLIFRPSGLFGVQQLRKI; encoded by the coding sequence ATGTCGTTCGATACCCTGATGCTCGCGATCTGCGATGGCGTGGCCTACGCCTCGCTCGTCTTTCTCGTCGCGGTGGGACTTACATTCGTGTTCGGCGTGCTCGGCGTGCTGAACATCGCCCATGGTTCCTTCTACGCCTTCGGCGCCTATCTGGCCGTGACCGGTGGCGTTGCGCTGACCAAGGCCGGCTACAGTCCTTGGCTGACATTCCCGATGTTGTTCGTGGCGGCCGTGGCAGTAGGCGCGATCCTTGGCGGTGCGATGGAGAAGTTTCTGCTCCAGCGCATCTATGCCAAGGAGCAGGTGCTGCAGATCCTCGTCACCTTTGCCGTCTTCATGATCCTGGAAAACGTGCAGCGCCTGATCTGGGGCGTGCAGCCTTATTTCATGTCGGAGCCGCTGCAGCTGCTCGGCAATGTCTCGGTGTTCGGGATCACTTATACCGCCTATCAAACGATCTTCCTGCCGGTGCTGGCCGTCGTCGTGCTGGTCTGCCTGCGCTATTTCCTGCGTTATACGGCGGTCGGCGCGCAGATCCTGGCGGTGACCGAGGATCGCGAAGCCGCCTGCGCGATCGGCATCAACGCCCAGAAAATCTATTTCGTGACCTTCATCGTCGGCGCGACGCTGGCGGCACTTGGCGGTGCGCTGGCAGCGCCGACGACATCGCTGATCCCCGGCATGGGCGCGGAGATGATCGTGCTGTCCTTTGCGGTGGCGGCGACCGCGGGCCTCGGCCAGATCGAGGGCGCCGCGGTGGCAGCGCTGATGATCGGGCTCGGCCGCTCGCTTGCGGTCTACACCGCGCCGGAATTCGAGGTGCTGGTGCCCTATATCCTGATGGTGATCGTGCTGATCTTCCGCCCGAGCGGTCTGTTCGGCGTGCAGCAGTTGCGGAAGATCTGA
- a CDS encoding branched-chain amino acid ABC transporter permease: protein MTLRNISLILVALVLAAVPVFAGSIQTFMAIVFAKSLAVLGIILLLQAGQVSFGHGMFFATGAYTVAFLGRYLGGGDLVLLVAAGLVTSLVLGVAVGLFVVRYRYIFFGMLNLAFSMVLYSILEKFFHLTGGSDGVRIRRPTFLGQTFDRGQFDTVIYYATLVMALGAAILVWRYLKSPLGQALKAIKTNETRLEYIGLSARSVLLVGYVISAVLCGLGGASLGIIQGIATPEYTYWTRSSEFVFIAILGGIGNVAGALTGSLVYEAVRTYAAAFVADSWQLILGFVLLVIILRAPEGIVGLATSMAERRRASRAVETGK, encoded by the coding sequence ATGACCTTGCGCAATATCTCCCTCATTCTCGTCGCGCTGGTGCTGGCTGCCGTCCCGGTCTTCGCCGGTTCGATCCAGACTTTCATGGCCATCGTATTCGCCAAAAGCCTCGCAGTGCTTGGCATCATCCTGCTGCTGCAGGCCGGGCAGGTGTCGTTCGGCCACGGCATGTTCTTCGCAACCGGTGCCTATACGGTCGCCTTCCTCGGTCGCTATCTCGGTGGTGGCGATCTTGTCCTGCTGGTGGCTGCGGGGCTTGTGACGTCGCTGGTGCTCGGCGTCGCTGTCGGCCTGTTCGTGGTGCGTTATCGCTACATCTTCTTCGGCATGCTGAATCTTGCTTTCTCCATGGTGCTGTATTCGATCCTGGAAAAGTTCTTCCATCTCACAGGCGGGTCGGACGGCGTTCGCATCCGGCGCCCGACTTTTCTTGGTCAGACCTTCGATCGCGGCCAGTTCGATACGGTGATCTATTACGCCACGCTGGTGATGGCGCTGGGCGCCGCCATTCTGGTCTGGCGCTATCTGAAGAGCCCGCTCGGGCAGGCGCTGAAGGCCATCAAGACCAACGAGACGCGGCTGGAATATATCGGCCTGTCCGCCCGGTCGGTGCTGCTGGTGGGCTATGTCATCTCGGCGGTGTTGTGCGGCCTCGGCGGTGCCTCGCTTGGCATCATCCAGGGCATTGCCACGCCGGAATACACCTACTGGACCCGCTCCAGCGAATTCGTCTTCATCGCCATCCTGGGAGGGATCGGCAATGTCGCCGGCGCGCTGACGGGATCGCTGGTCTATGAGGCCGTACGCACCTATGCAGCGGCCTTTGTCGCGGATTCCTGGCAGCTCATTCTCGGCTTTGTGCTGCTGGTCATCATCCTGCGTGCACCGGAAGGGATCGTCGGTCTCGCGACCTCGATGGCTGAACGTCGCCGTGCATCACGTGCCGTGGAGACTGGCAAATGA
- a CDS encoding ABC transporter ATP-binding protein — MSAAANTVLLEARGLDIRFGGVVAADGIDLDVYGGENLAIIGPNGAGKTTFLNICTGYLRPKAGSVRFENKEITAHPPREITRLGIARAFQIPQLFTEQTVLENMLLAAASRERRWNPFRPLDRIAERDEMIALLELVDCADHRNKHAGELPEGHRKLIDIAIALALKPKLLLMDEPTSGVASADKFGVMEILVAALAKAKVASVFVEHDMDMVQRYANRVAVWSTGKIQRVGPPGEVLNDADVIRTVIGG; from the coding sequence ATGAGCGCGGCAGCCAACACCGTTCTTCTCGAGGCCCGTGGGCTCGACATCCGTTTTGGCGGTGTCGTCGCGGCCGATGGCATCGATCTCGACGTCTATGGCGGCGAGAACCTCGCCATCATCGGCCCCAATGGCGCGGGCAAGACGACGTTCCTCAATATCTGCACCGGCTATCTCAGGCCGAAGGCAGGTTCGGTCCGGTTCGAGAACAAGGAAATCACCGCGCATCCGCCGCGCGAGATAACACGGCTCGGCATCGCCCGCGCATTCCAGATCCCGCAGTTGTTCACCGAACAGACGGTGCTGGAAAACATGCTGCTGGCGGCGGCGTCGCGCGAGCGGCGCTGGAACCCGTTCCGGCCGCTGGACCGGATCGCCGAGCGCGACGAGATGATCGCACTGCTCGAACTGGTGGATTGCGCCGATCACCGCAACAAGCATGCGGGCGAACTGCCCGAGGGGCATCGCAAGCTCATCGACATCGCGATCGCGCTGGCGTTGAAGCCGAAGCTGCTGCTGATGGATGAGCCCACATCAGGCGTCGCGTCGGCCGACAAGTTCGGCGTGATGGAAATCCTTGTCGCGGCGCTGGCCAAGGCAAAAGTCGCATCGGTGTTCGTCGAGCACGACATGGACATGGTGCAACGCTATGCAAACCGGGTCGCCGTCTGGAGCACCGGCAAGATCCAGCGCGTCGGGCCGCCCGGCGAAGTGCTGAACGACGCGGATGTGATCCGCACGGTGATTGGAGGCTGA
- a CDS encoding ABC transporter ATP-binding protein, with amino-acid sequence MLTLNGVTVSFGSVPVLRNVSFALKQGETVAFVGRNGAGKTTTLRTIMGFTKNGGELLFDGRDLNKVESHLRPGLGIGYAPEDRRLFSRFTVEENILLPARVASLTAAETERRLGRVYDILPELKDMAKRPAGSVSGGQGKMVALGRALMIATRLILLDEPFQGLAPVLANRYAEALRRLRDADPNLALIITESNPHLLRSFAERIITIERGEIATDVPNTDVAA; translated from the coding sequence ATGCTGACATTGAATGGCGTGACGGTCTCTTTCGGCAGCGTTCCGGTGTTGCGGAACGTGTCCTTCGCCCTGAAGCAGGGCGAGACGGTCGCGTTCGTCGGTCGTAACGGCGCCGGCAAGACGACCACGCTCCGCACCATTATGGGCTTCACCAAAAACGGCGGAGAACTGCTGTTCGACGGGCGCGATCTCAACAAGGTCGAATCCCATCTCCGGCCCGGCCTCGGCATCGGTTACGCGCCGGAGGATCGCCGGCTGTTTTCGCGCTTCACGGTGGAGGAGAACATCCTGCTGCCAGCGCGCGTCGCCAGTCTCACGGCAGCGGAGACCGAGCGCCGCCTCGGCCGCGTCTATGACATCCTGCCGGAGCTCAAGGACATGGCCAAGCGGCCGGCCGGATCGGTGTCCGGCGGGCAGGGCAAGATGGTGGCGCTCGGCCGCGCACTAATGATCGCGACGCGGCTGATCCTGCTCGATGAGCCGTTTCAGGGCCTCGCGCCGGTGCTCGCCAATCGCTACGCCGAAGCATTGCGGCGACTGCGCGATGCCGATCCGAACCTGGCGCTGATCATCACCGAGTCCAATCCGCATCTGCTCCGCAGTTTTGCGGAGCGTATCATCACCATCGAGCGCGGCGAGATCGCGACGGATGTGCCGAATACGGATGTGGCGGCGTAG
- a CDS encoding cache domain-containing protein: MKNTRIRVSFRTSIIALFVGIVLTVGLALLYLSFSRVNAIVRTAASSYLSTVAQASADRIDGQLKSVRDNLDILRGIPSVQEADISDNLRFYSLLASMLRNNAQLSNLYVGYSDGSFLELDFIDRSGPEARKRIGAPDGAKFRLFVIAKLATTGALQASTAYLDDALRVLARASGPDDFDPRKRPWYEGAFEPDAALLTAPYIFHLTDNVGYTVRMPIGSGRDGVVAGDILIGEAETMLRQQGLGGAGMAFLFDDAGRVIAHPDLSKWLSARSTSNQLAALPRLTDLDTVGATAAIEAWRRTGVSEQFFRDRDGREYLAALRPVVVAGTADLRIVVFAPVDKFYSEIVAERRSLIIVAILLLLAALPAAFLIGNRLSLSLRILSREVDRIQRFRFSTMPRLRSPIREIDDLGRSVYTMRSLVQTFSNFVPKRLVQQLVETGDSMELGASGARQPSCSPTSRISPA; encoded by the coding sequence ATGAAAAACACGCGCATCCGCGTCAGTTTCCGGACATCGATCATCGCCCTGTTCGTCGGCATCGTGCTGACGGTAGGGCTGGCGCTGCTTTATCTCAGCTTCAGTCGCGTCAACGCCATCGTGCGCACCGCCGCATCGTCCTATCTCAGCACGGTGGCGCAGGCCTCCGCCGACCGCATCGATGGGCAGCTCAAATCGGTGCGTGACAACCTGGACATCCTGCGCGGCATCCCGTCGGTGCAGGAGGCGGATATCTCCGACAATCTGCGCTTCTACAGCCTGCTGGCCTCGATGCTGCGGAACAATGCGCAGCTCTCCAATCTCTATGTCGGCTATTCCGATGGCTCGTTCCTGGAGCTTGATTTCATCGATCGGTCTGGCCCGGAAGCGCGCAAGCGGATCGGGGCGCCGGACGGTGCGAAATTTCGGCTGTTCGTGATCGCGAAACTGGCAACCACCGGCGCATTGCAGGCCTCAACGGCCTATCTGGACGATGCATTGCGGGTACTCGCGCGCGCGTCCGGCCCGGATGATTTCGATCCGCGCAAGCGTCCCTGGTATGAGGGGGCATTCGAGCCGGACGCCGCGCTGCTCACCGCGCCCTATATTTTCCATCTCACCGACAATGTCGGCTACACCGTGCGGATGCCCATCGGCAGTGGACGCGACGGGGTGGTCGCGGGCGACATCCTGATCGGCGAGGCCGAGACGATGCTGCGCCAGCAGGGGCTTGGCGGGGCCGGTATGGCATTCCTGTTCGACGATGCCGGCCGGGTGATTGCACATCCGGATCTGTCCAAATGGCTCAGCGCGCGTAGCACGAGCAATCAGCTGGCCGCCCTGCCGCGCCTGACCGACCTCGACACGGTCGGTGCTACGGCGGCGATCGAAGCCTGGCGCCGAACGGGCGTAAGCGAGCAATTCTTCCGGGATCGCGATGGCCGCGAATATCTGGCGGCGCTGCGACCGGTGGTCGTCGCCGGCACGGCTGACCTGCGGATTGTCGTCTTTGCACCCGTCGATAAATTCTATTCGGAGATCGTAGCAGAGCGGCGATCCTTGATCATTGTCGCCATTCTGTTGCTGCTGGCCGCGCTACCTGCCGCATTCCTGATCGGCAACCGGCTGTCGCTATCGCTGCGCATCCTGTCGCGGGAAGTGGATCGCATCCAGCGTTTCCGCTTCTCCACGATGCCACGGCTGCGCTCGCCGATCCGGGAGATCGATGATCTCGGTCGCTCGGTCTACACCATGCGTTCGCTGGTCCAGACATTCTCCAATTTCGTCCCCAAGCGGCTGGTGCAGCAACTCGTGGAGACCGGTGACTCCATGGAGCTTGGGGCATCAGGCGCGAGGCAACCATCCTGTTCACCGACGTCGAGAATTTCACCAGCATGA
- a CDS encoding adenylate/guanylate cyclase domain-containing protein, producing MTEDRDPTQVMLYTSRYFAAMSNVIAAHHGTVDKFIGDAVMGIWNAPVEHDEHVLQACEAVLRCIEANQALNDEFAREGWPAYKTRFGLHVGDAMIGNIGSSDRMNYTALGATVNLASRLETLNKDYGTRVLVSQAVKDAAESRFAFRSVATIKPKGFAKEVGVYELLGRHTDAPELPLTDVVSPAV from the coding sequence ATGACCGAGGACAGGGATCCGACCCAGGTGATGCTTTATACGTCGCGCTATTTTGCTGCGATGTCTAACGTCATCGCGGCACATCACGGGACTGTCGACAAGTTCATCGGGGATGCCGTGATGGGGATCTGGAATGCGCCGGTCGAACATGATGAGCACGTTTTGCAGGCCTGTGAAGCGGTGCTGCGCTGTATCGAAGCCAATCAGGCTTTGAATGACGAATTCGCGCGCGAGGGCTGGCCGGCCTACAAAACGCGCTTCGGGCTGCATGTCGGCGATGCCATGATCGGGAATATCGGTTCGTCCGATCGAATGAACTATACCGCGCTCGGCGCCACGGTGAACCTGGCGTCTCGGCTTGAGACACTCAACAAGGACTATGGAACGCGGGTGCTCGTCAGTCAGGCGGTCAAAGACGCGGCAGAATCGCGTTTTGCATTCCGCAGCGTTGCGACCATCAAGCCTAAGGGCTTTGCCAAAGAGGTCGGCGTTTACGAATTGCTTGGCCGCCACACCGATGCGCCGGAGTTGCCTTTGACGGATGTCGTCAGTCCCGCTGTTTGA
- a CDS encoding TetR/AcrR family transcriptional regulator codes for MSDVKPIRRGRPRSVETEEAILDSAYRMMAVDGLSTATIDAIARESGVSKMTIYKWWPSREALLIDAFLRQAASMLPIPDSGDAVAKISRHASAYAVALSGEFGKVQLAVIAECIARTGSARLFAERYLGARRDVVVKIIKAGQKDGSVTSTEPPADLYDRIYGTLFYQDAFGFRAATAENARKLVKAVLTGA; via the coding sequence ATGTCCGATGTCAAACCAATCCGCCGCGGTCGTCCGCGCTCCGTCGAGACGGAGGAGGCGATCCTCGATAGCGCCTATCGCATGATGGCGGTCGATGGGCTATCGACCGCGACCATCGATGCGATTGCGCGCGAATCCGGCGTGTCGAAGATGACCATCTATAAATGGTGGCCATCGCGAGAGGCACTTCTGATCGATGCGTTCTTGCGGCAGGCTGCGTCCATGCTACCGATACCCGACAGCGGCGATGCGGTCGCGAAGATCAGCCGCCACGCTTCGGCCTATGCGGTCGCGCTGAGCGGCGAATTTGGCAAGGTGCAACTTGCTGTCATCGCCGAATGCATCGCACGGACGGGATCAGCGCGACTGTTCGCGGAACGTTATCTCGGTGCCCGTCGCGATGTCGTGGTGAAGATCATCAAAGCCGGCCAGAAGGATGGCAGCGTGACATCAACGGAGCCACCCGCTGATCTCTACGATCGCATTTACGGCACGCTGTTCTATCAGGACGCGTTCGGCTTTCGCGCTGCGACTGCGGAGAATGCACGCAAACTCGTGAAGGCGGTGCTGACCGGTGCGTAG
- a CDS encoding fatty acid desaturase, whose protein sequence is MTVIDTHHHKPVRALTPAQLKDLSLRANLPGTVRSLSHYGVILIVGTAIWLTVTRFGAVWALPLVAIQGYLIAFLFMPVHEAAHKTVFTGRLANEILGHLSSLLIVHPYEHYALFHWDHHRFTQDPARDPELVTATIPTSDTKLAIAYTGIVQLINRIRLLFRRALTGRAVAPWIPENKQGLVIREARIYALAYVLLFAGSLAFQTTLLLWCWLLPLLVGQLFLRPYLYAEHTGCEHTRSAYENTRTTYTGALMKWFTWNMPFHVEHHAYPSVPFHALPKLNAIVDDRILHRGRGYRRVHRETFAWFRRARNL, encoded by the coding sequence ATGACCGTCATTGATACCCACCATCACAAACCGGTGCGCGCTCTCACACCAGCGCAACTCAAGGATCTCTCCCTCCGCGCCAATCTCCCCGGCACGGTGCGCTCGCTCAGCCATTATGGCGTGATCCTGATCGTCGGCACCGCAATCTGGCTGACTGTCACGCGCTTCGGAGCGGTCTGGGCTTTGCCGCTGGTCGCGATCCAGGGCTATCTGATCGCCTTCCTGTTCATGCCCGTCCACGAGGCCGCGCATAAGACGGTGTTCACGGGTCGCCTTGCAAACGAGATTCTTGGCCACTTGTCATCGCTGCTGATCGTACATCCCTACGAGCATTATGCGCTGTTTCACTGGGATCATCACCGCTTCACCCAAGACCCCGCACGCGATCCCGAACTGGTGACTGCGACCATCCCGACCTCGGATACGAAACTGGCAATCGCCTATACCGGCATTGTCCAGCTCATCAACCGCATCCGTTTGCTGTTCCGCCGTGCCCTCACCGGCCGGGCCGTCGCCCCGTGGATTCCCGAGAACAAGCAGGGCCTCGTCATCCGCGAAGCGCGCATCTATGCACTGGCTTACGTGCTGCTGTTCGCCGGATCGCTCGCATTCCAGACGACGTTGCTGCTCTGGTGCTGGCTCTTGCCGCTGCTCGTCGGCCAATTGTTTCTGCGGCCGTATCTCTATGCCGAGCACACCGGTTGCGAGCACACCCGCAGCGCCTACGAAAACACGCGCACCACCTATACCGGCGCGCTCATGAAATGGTTCACCTGGAACATGCCGTTCCACGTCGAGCACCACGCCTATCCATCGGTGCCGTTCCATGCACTGCCGAAGCTGAATGCCATTGTCGATGATCGCATCCTGCATCGCGGCCGCGGCTATCGCCGTGTCCACCGCGAAACCTTCGCATGGTTTCGTCGCGCGCGTAACCTCTAG
- a CDS encoding alpha/beta fold hydrolase: MSVSPDYDIFDAGDVTLQSGTIFPGLKLAYKTYGKLNADKSNAILYPTSFSAQHVDIDWLIEPGAALDPERYFIIIPNLFGNGLSSSPSNTPQTAADYPNISYHDAIAVQRRLITERFGIARLAMVYGWSMGGMQAYHWAARYPDMVERAAVVCGSARCSPFNTVFLESVRAAITADPAFSNGRFTSRPAAGLRAMGRVYAGWAMSHGFYRDELWRDGGFTSLEDYLSRSWDLAFAHRDANNILAQLWTWQNGDISNCAEFGGDFKKAMAAIKARVLLMPGATDNYFQIGDNEAELPLLTNARSAELCPIPSLHGHRAGNPIKITEDKAFLNAKIKAFLDS, from the coding sequence ATGAGCGTATCACCCGATTACGACATCTTCGACGCCGGCGATGTGACGCTGCAATCCGGCACGATCTTCCCCGGGCTGAAGCTTGCCTACAAGACCTATGGCAAGCTCAATGCCGACAAATCGAATGCGATCCTGTATCCGACCTCCTTCTCGGCTCAGCATGTCGATATCGACTGGCTGATCGAGCCGGGCGCGGCCCTCGACCCCGAGCGCTATTTCATCATCATTCCGAACCTGTTCGGTAATGGGTTGTCGTCCTCGCCCTCGAACACCCCGCAGACCGCAGCTGACTATCCGAATATCAGCTATCACGATGCCATCGCGGTCCAGCGCCGCCTCATCACCGAACGGTTTGGCATTGCACGTCTCGCAATGGTCTATGGCTGGTCGATGGGCGGCATGCAGGCCTATCACTGGGCGGCGCGCTATCCCGATATGGTGGAGCGCGCAGCGGTCGTCTGCGGAAGCGCCCGGTGCTCACCGTTCAATACGGTATTTCTAGAAAGCGTGCGCGCGGCGATCACCGCCGATCCCGCTTTCAGCAATGGCCGTTTCACATCCCGTCCGGCTGCCGGACTTCGCGCCATGGGCCGCGTCTATGCCGGCTGGGCGATGTCGCACGGCTTCTATCGCGACGAACTCTGGCGCGACGGCGGCTTCACGTCGCTGGAGGATTATCTCAGCCGCTCCTGGGATCTGGCTTTCGCCCATCGCGATGCCAACAACATCCTGGCCCAGCTCTGGACCTGGCAGAACGGCGACATCAGCAATTGCGCGGAATTCGGTGGCGACTTTAAAAAGGCGATGGCTGCCATCAAGGCCCGTGTATTGCTCATGCCCGGCGCCACCGACAATTATTTCCAGATTGGTGACAACGAGGCTGAGCTTCCGTTGCTCACCAATGCCCGCTCCGCAGAACTCTGCCCGATCCCCTCATTGCATGGCCACCGCGCCGGCAACCCGATCAAGATCACTGAGGACAAGGCGTTCCTGAACGCAAAGATCAAGGCTTTTCTCGACTCATGA
- a CDS encoding alpha/beta fold hydrolase has product MPTITTKDGTDIFYKDWGTGQPIVFHHGWPLSADDWDAQMMFFLNNGYRVIAHDRRGHGRSTQTATGNEMDTYAVDLIELTDKLDLKDAVHIGHSTGGGEVARYVARAKKGRVAKAVLIGAVPPIMLKTEKNPGGLPLEVFDGFRAALVANRAQFYIDVPAGPFYGFNRPGAKISQGVIDNWWRQGMIGGAKAHYDCIKAFSETDFTEDLKAIDVPVLVMHGDDDQIVPYADSAPLSVKLLKNGTLKTYPGFPHGMCTTHADVINPDLLAFVKG; this is encoded by the coding sequence ATGCCGACCATCACCACCAAGGACGGGACGGATATCTTTTACAAGGACTGGGGCACCGGGCAGCCGATCGTCTTCCATCATGGCTGGCCGCTGAGCGCGGACGACTGGGATGCGCAGATGATGTTCTTCCTCAACAACGGCTATCGCGTCATCGCCCATGACCGTCGCGGCCATGGCAGATCCACCCAGACCGCCACCGGCAATGAGATGGACACCTATGCCGTCGATCTGATCGAGCTCACCGACAAGCTTGATCTCAAAGATGCCGTGCATATCGGCCACTCAACCGGCGGCGGCGAGGTTGCGCGCTATGTGGCCCGCGCCAAGAAGGGCCGCGTCGCCAAGGCCGTGCTGATCGGCGCAGTGCCGCCGATCATGCTGAAAACCGAGAAAAACCCGGGCGGCCTGCCGCTCGAAGTGTTTGACGGGTTTCGGGCCGCGCTGGTCGCCAATCGTGCGCAGTTCTATATCGATGTTCCGGCTGGTCCGTTCTACGGCTTCAACCGTCCCGGCGCGAAGATCTCACAGGGGGTCATCGACAACTGGTGGCGACAAGGCATGATCGGTGGCGCCAAGGCGCATTACGATTGCATCAAGGCGTTTTCGGAAACCGACTTCACCGAAGATCTGAAGGCGATCGATGTACCGGTGCTGGTGATGCATGGCGACGACGACCAGATCGTGCCTTACGCGGACTCTGCACCACTGTCGGTCAAGCTGTTGAAAAACGGGACCCTGAAGACCTATCCCGGATTCCCGCATGGCATGTGCACGACCCATGCGGATGTGATTAATCCGGATCTGCTGGCCTTCGTGAAGGGCTGA
- the purN gene encoding phosphoribosylglycinamide formyltransferase: MMRPVAILISGRGSNMSALIEAAAADGFPAEIALVISNRADAPGLANAEANGIKTLVIESKPFGKDRAGFEKLLQAALDEHKIEVICLAGFMRLFTAEFVQHWYGRMLNIHPSLLPSFPGLDPHGQALRAGVKISGATVHFVIPETDAGPIVMQGAVPVAPDDTSETLAARVLGVEHQIYPQALRLLATDGIKIDGDVTTSTAGVDADDSLIAPMVI; the protein is encoded by the coding sequence ATGATGCGTCCCGTCGCCATCCTGATTTCCGGCCGCGGATCGAACATGTCCGCGCTGATCGAAGCCGCCGCTGCCGATGGCTTCCCCGCGGAGATCGCGCTCGTGATCTCCAACCGCGCCGACGCCCCGGGCCTCGCCAATGCAGAGGCCAATGGCATCAAGACGCTGGTGATCGAGAGCAAGCCATTCGGCAAGGACCGCGCCGGCTTCGAGAAATTGCTGCAGGCAGCACTCGATGAGCACAAGATCGAAGTGATCTGCCTCGCCGGCTTCATGCGCCTGTTCACCGCCGAATTCGTGCAGCACTGGTATGGCCGGATGCTGAACATCCACCCGTCGCTGCTGCCATCCTTCCCCGGCCTCGACCCACACGGCCAGGCGCTGCGTGCCGGCGTGAAGATCTCCGGCGCCACCGTGCATTTCGTGATCCCGGAAACCGACGCCGGCCCGATCGTGATGCAGGGCGCCGTGCCCGTCGCTCCCGACGACACATCGGAAACGCTGGCAGCGCGCGTGCTCGGCGTCGAGCACCAGATCTATCCGCAGGCGCTCCGCCTGCTGGCGACTGACGGTATCAAGATCGATGGCGACGTGACGACCAGCACCGCCGGCGTCGATGCAGACGACAGCCTGATCGCACCGATGGTGATTTGA